A segment of the Pantoea sp. At-9b genome:
CTCTGAAACTTGGTGTATCTCCAATGACTGTAAGTTACTGGCAGAGCCGCTCATCAGGGGTAGTACCTGCTGAGCGTGTCATCAGCATCTTCCAGATCACTGGTGTGACACCTCATGAACTTAGGCCCGATTTGTATCCAAGCCCATCTGATGGTGTGGCTGATGTTAAACAACTCTAACAAACC
Coding sequences within it:
- a CDS encoding YdaS family helix-turn-helix protein: MKALNKAIKAAGSARALALKLGVSPMTVSYWQSRSSGVVPAERVISIFQITGVTPHELRPDLYPSPSDGVADVKQL